CCTGGCCTGGGCGATCAAAGGCCGCCCCCTCCGGAGCGAAACCCTGCACTTCACCGGCGACCGCCAGTCCATCCGCCGCCAGACCGTCCTCCGCGCCCTGCACGTCCTCGTCGAACTCGCCGCCTGAACGCATCCGGGCCCGGCTGCCGCAGCGGCACGGAGCCCCACTCAAACCCAATGGCATATACTGGACACCCCCCGGGACACGCCTGCGCACCGCTTTGCCGGAGGCGGCTCCGGGCAGCAGGGGGGCAGCCGGCCGCGGCTCCATTTGCTGTATTTACATACAGTCAATACACTGTCGCCAGCAGCCTGCCCCACCGCACGCCTGCAACCTTTGTGCCATAATCCGCCAACCACACAGGAACGACTTCCATGGACGACAACAAGGCCAAGGCCCTCGCTGCCGCGCTTTCGCAGATCGAAAAACAGTTCGGCAAGGGCTCGATCATGCGCATGGGCGACGGCAACGTCGAACGCGACATCCAGACCGTGTCTACCGGCTCGCTCGGGCTCGACATCGCGCTCGGCCTCGGCGGCCTGCCGCGCGGCCGGGTGGTCGAAATCTACGGCCCCGAGTCTTCGGGCAAGACCACGCTGACGCTGCAGGTCATCGCCGAGATGCAGAAGCTCGGCGGCACCGCGGCCTTCATCGACGCCGAGCACGCGCTCGACGTCGGCTACGCCGAAAAGCTCGGCGTGAACATCGAGGACCTGCTGATCTCGCAGCCCGACACCGGCGAGCAGGCGCTCGAGATCGCCGACATGCTGGTGCGCTCGGGCGGGGTGGACATCGTCGTCATCGACTCGGTCGCCGCGCTCACGCCGAAGGCCGAAATCGAAGGCGAGATGGGCGACCAGCTGCCCGGCCTGCAGGCGCGCCTGATGAGCCAGGCGCTCCGGAAGCTCACCGCCAACATCAAGCGCACCAACACGTTGGTGATCTTCATCAACCAGATCCGGATGAAGATCGGCGTCATGTTCGGCAGCCCGGAAACCACCACCGGCGGCAACGCGCTCAAGTTCTACGCTTCGGTGCGGATGGACATCCGCCGCACCGGCACGATCAAGAAGGGCGACGAGGTCGTCGGCTCCGAAACCCGGGTCAAGGTGGTCAAGAACAAGGTCGCACCGCCCTTCAAGGAAGCCCACTTCGACATCCTGTACGGCGAGGGTATTTCGCGCGAGGGCGAGATCATCGACCTCGGCGTCGACCACAAGATCGTCGACAAGTCCGGGGCCTGGTACGCCTACCAGGGCGACAAGATCGGCCAGGGCAAGGACAACTCGCGCGAGTTCCTGCGCAACAACCCGGCGCTCGCGCGCGAAATCGAAAACAAGGTGCGCGCCGCAGTCGGCCTGCCCGAGCTGGCCGCGGCAGGCGCGCAGCCGGCCGCGGCCGAGGCCTGACCGCGCCGGGAACGCGATGGCCGAGCCGAGCCTGCGTGAGCGCGCGCTTCGCCATCTGGCCCGGCGCGACCACTCGCGCGCCGAACTGGCGCAGAAGCTCGCCGCCTACGGCAGCGACGACGAGATCGAGGCCGTCATCGCCCGCATGGGCGAGCTCGGCCTGCAGTCCGACAGCCGCTATGCCGAAGCCTTCGTGCGCGGCAAGGCGAGCCGTTTCGGCAATGCCCGCCTGCGCCAGGAGCTGAGCCGGCGCGGCATCGCCCGCGAGCTGATCGACGCCGCCCTCGCAAGCGAATGTCCGGCGGCGGACATCGAGCGCGCGCGCGCCGTGCTCCACGCCCGCTTCGCCGCCGCGCCCGCGGATCCCCGCGCCTGGGCGCGCCAGGCGCGCTTCCTGCAAGCCCGCGGGTTTGCGCCCGAGCTGATCCGCAAACTGCTGAAAGAGCCCCACGATGAGTCTGCTTAAGGTCACCGGCCTGCAAAAGCGCTACAAGGCGCGCACCGTCGTCCATGACGTCGGCTTCGAAGTCGGGGCCGGCGAAGTCGTCGGTCTGCTCGGCCCCAACGGTGCCGGCAAGACTACCTGCTTCTACATGATCGTCGGCCTGGTGCGCGCCGACGGCGGCCAGATCGAACTGGACAACGCCGATCTCACCCATCTGCCGATCCATGCCCGCGCCCGCCTCGGCCTGTCCTACCTGCCGCAGGAAATGAGCGTGTTCCGCAAGCTCAGCGTAGCCGACAACATCCGCGCCGTACTCGAACTCCAGGGCGAACGCGACAGCCGCCAGATCGACGCCCGCCTCGACGAACTGCTGCACGAGCTGGGAATCAGCCACCTGCGCAACAACACCGCGATCTCGCTGTCCGGTGGCGAGCGCCGGCGCTGCGAGATCGCCCGCGCGCTGGCCACCGACCCGCGCCTGATCCTGCTCGACGAGCCTTTCGCCGGGGTCGACCCGATCGCCGTCATCGACATCCAGAAAATCATCCGCTTCCTCAAGGAACGCGGCATCGGGGTGCTGATCACCGATCACAACGTGCGCGAGACGCTCGGCATCTGCGACCACGCCTACATCATCAGCGAAGGCCGGGTCCTCGCCCGCGGCCGGCCTTCGGACATCATCGACAACGAACGGGTGCGCCAGGTCTACCTCGGCGAGCATTTCCGCCTGTGACCGCGCCTTCCCGCCGATGAAAACCAGCCTCCAGCTCAAGCTCTCCCAACACCTCACGCTGACCCCACAGCTGCAGCAGTCGATCAAGCTGTTGCAGCTGTCGACGATCGAGCTGAACCAGGAAATCGAGCGCTTCCTGCTCGAGAACCCGATGCTCGAACGCGAGGACGACGAAGGCGGAGATGCTCCCCCGCCCCCGCCCGGAGCCGAGCGCGACGCTCCGCCCGCCGAGGGCGAGGCCGACGCACGCACGCACGACGGCGCCGAGGACGAAGGCATCGACTGGTCGAACGTCGGCCAGGGCGCCGGCAGCCGCAGCGAAGACGACGATTCCGACTACCAGGATCTCCAGGCCGCCGATATCTCGCTGCGCGAGCACCTCGACCAGCAGATCGCCCTGTCCCCGCTGTCGGACCGCGACCGGGCACTGGCGCGGCTGATCATCGAGGCTCTGGACGACGACGGCTACCTGCACCCGCCGCTGGAAGAACTCCTCGAACTGCTCGCCCCCGAGTCCGGCGTCACGCTCGACGATCTGGCGATCGCGCTGCATCACGTCCAGCACCTCGATCCGGCCGGCATCGCCGCGCGCACGCCGCAGGAATGCTTGTCGCTGCAGCTGCGCGCCCTGCCCGAGGACGGCACCCGGGCACTGGCGCTGGAGATCGTCGACAAGCACCTCGCACTGCTCGCCGAACGCAACTTCGCCCGGCTGAAGAAGCTCACCGGCTGCGACGACGACGGCCTGCGTGCCGCCCAGGCCCTGATCTGCAGTCTCGACCCGCATCCGGGCACACGCTACGGCCTGCACGAGACCCGCTACGTGCTGCCCGACGTCGTCGTGCGCAAGGTCCGCGGCCACTGGACGGTGCGCCTCAACCAGGAGGCCATGCCGCGCCTGCGCATCAACCGCCTGTACGCCAGCCTGCTGCAGCAGAACCGCGGCCAGGGCGGCGGGCTGGGCGCCCAGCTGCAGGAGGCGCGCTGGCTGATCAAGAACGTACAGCAGCGTTTCGACACCATCCTGCGCGTTTCCCAGGCCATCGTTGACCAGCAGCGGCAGTTCTTCGATCATGGAGACGTGGCGATGCGGCCACTCACTCTCCGGGAGATCGCGGACCAGCTCGAGCTGCACGAATCCACCGTATCGCGCGTCACCACGCAGAAATTCATGGCCACGCCGCGCGGCGTATTCGAACTCAAGTATTTCTTCGGCAGCCACGTCGCCACCGACACCGGTGGAGCGGCATCATCAACGGCGATTCGTGCGCTGATTCGCCAGCTGGTCGATGCCGAAGACAGCAAGAAACCGCTATCCGACGCCAGGATTGCAGAAGTTTTAGGCCAGCAGGGTATCGTGGTCGCACGGCGGACGATCGCCAAGTACCGCGAATCGCTGAACATCCCGCCGGTCAGTCTGCGCAAGTCCATCTGACATCAACAGGAGCTAGCATGAACCTCAACATCACCGGGCACCATATCGAAGTCACCCCGGCCATCCGTGACTACGTGAGCTCGAAGCTGGATCGCGTGATCCGCCACTTCGACAACGTCACCAGCGTTGCGGTGATCCTCTCGGTGGAGAAGCTCAGGCAGAAAGCCGAAGTCACCCTGCACGTGCGCGGCAAGGACATCTTCGTCGAAAGCGACGACGCCGACCTGTACGCGGCAATCGACGCGATGGCCGACAAGCTCGACCGCCAGGTGCAGAAATACAAGCAGAAGCAGGCCGAGCACAACCACGATGCACTGAAGCACCAGGTTCCGGAAGCCTGACGCGTTCTTTGCAGTTCAAGGTCCGGGCTGCGTTTATAATGCGCGCGTTTTCACGTCGCCGTTTACATGCGGACCGGACCGCTCCCCAGCCTCACGAGGCCCCCGCGGCACGGGCACTGCACAAACTTCCCTGCGAATGAGCCTCATACCCCAACTCCTGCCACTGTCCAACGTGGTGGTCGACCTCGAAGCCAGCAGCAAGAAACGCGTCTTCGAACAGGCTGGCCTTCTTTTCGAGAACAACCAGGGCATCGCCCGCAGCACGGTGTTCGACAGTCTGTTCACCCGCGAACGTCTCGGCTCCACCGGCCTGGGCCAGGGGATCGCCATTCCCCACGGCCGCATCAAGGGGCTCAAGGAGGCCGCCGGCGCCTTCCTGCGCCTGGCCACTCCGGTACAGTTCGACGCCCCCGACGGCCGCCCGGTGAACATGCTGTTCGTCCTCCTGGTTCCCGAGCAGGCCAACGAGACCCACCTGCAGCTGCTCTCCGAGCTCGCCCAGATGTTCAGCGACCGCGACTTCCGCGACACCCTGCAGAGCGCGCCGGACGCGGCCACCATCCACCGGATGTTCCTCGACTGGGGCGCCGATGCGGCAGACCAGCGTCGCGCGGCTGTATGAAGTTCACCGCCACAGCCTGCAGCTCACCCATGTGAGCGGCCGGCTCGACGTCCGCATTTCCGTCGCCGACGAACGCATCTGGCCGGCCGACCTCGTCGGCCACCTCAACCTGATCCACCCTTCCCGCCTCCAGGTCCTCGGCGCCGCCGAACTGGCCTGGTCCATGCGCCAGTCCTACGACAAGGTTTCCCACCACATCAAGGAAATCCTCGCGGCGCGACCGCCGGCGATCATCGTCGCCGATGGCTGCGAAGTGTCGACCGTCCTCCTGGGCGCCTGCCAGACCTACGATGTGGCGCTGTTTACCACCCCGCAGCCGTCGGCCAGCGTGATCGATCTGCTGCGCCTGCACTTGTCGCGCGAGCTCGCCGAGAAGACTTCCCTGCACGGGGTGTTCATGGACGTGCTCGGCCTCGGCGTGCTGATCACCGGCGACTCGGGGGCCGGCAAGTCCGAACTTGCCCTCGAGCTGATTTCCCGCGGGCACGGCCTGGTCGCCGACGACATCGTCGAGCTGTCGCGCATCGCCCCCGCGGTGCTGGAAGGGCGCGCCCCCGAAATGTTGCAGGACTTCATCGAAGTGCGCGGCCTGGGCATCCTCAACATCCGCACCATCTTCGGCGAAACGGCCTGCCGGCGGAAAATGCGCCTGCGCCTGGTGTGCCACCTCGAGCGCCGCCAGCCCGGTGCTGGCGACCCCAGCCGCCTGCCGCTGCAGCAGGAACAGCAGGACATCCTCGGCGTGCGCGTGGCGCGCGTGGTGCTGCCGGTCGCCGCCGGCCGCAACCTCGCGGTCCTGCTCGAAGCCGCGGTGCGCTCGACCATCCTCCAGCTGCGCGGCATCGACTCCACCCAGGAGTTCATCGATCGCCAGGCCCGCGCCATGCGGGGCATTCCCGGCGCCAGCGACCCCTGAGCGCGACGGCGCGGAACACCGCGGCCACCGGGGATGGAGGCGCGGCATGCCTCCCGGAACCGGCTTCTCCCTACACGGTCCCCCGCAGACTTGCGGCGAAGGAGGATCGACTGTTACGCTCGAACGCTTTGCAGCAGAGCACGAGCCGGCCATGAGCACCCCCACGGACTACCTGGAACGCATCCTCACCGCGCAGGTGTACGACGTCGCCGTCGAAACCCCGCTTGACCTCGCCGCCAACCTGTCGGCGCGCACGCACAACTGCATCCTTCTCAAGCGCGAGGACATGCAGCCGGTGTTCAGCTTCAAGATCCGCGGCGCCTACAACAAGATGGCCCGGCTGTCGCCGCAGGCGCTGCGCCGCGGCGTGATCTGCGCCTCGGCGGGCAACCACGCCCAGGGCGTGGCGCTGTCGGCGGCGAAGCTGGGCGCGCGCGCGGTGATCGTGATGCCGGACACCACGCCGCAGATCAAGATCGACGCCGTCAAGGCCCGCGGCGGCGAAGTGGTGCTCGCTGGCGAGTCCTACTCCGACGCCTACGCCCATGCCAGGGAGCTGGAGAAGAGCGAGAAGCTGACCTTCGTCCACCCCTTCGACGACCCCGACGTGATCGCCGGCCAGGGCACCATCGGCATGGAGATCCTGCGCGCCCACCCGAAACCGATCCATGCGGTGTTCTGCGCGGTCGGCGGCGGCGGCCTGCTCGCCGGCGTGGCCGCCTACATCAAGCGCCTGCGCCCGGAGACGAAGGTCATCGGGGTCGAGACCGTCGATGCCAACGCGATGACGCTGTCGCTCGCCGAGGGGCGCCCGGTGGAGCTCGAGCAGGTCGGCATCTTCGCCGACGGCACCGCGGTCAAGCGCGTCGGCGACGAGACTTTCCGTCTCTGCCAGCAATACGTGGACGAGATGATCCTGGTCGACAACGACGCCATCTGCGCCGCGATCAAGGACGTCTTCGAGGACACCCGCTCCATCCTCGAACCTTCCGGCGCACTCGCCGTGGCCGGCGCCAAGGAATACGCCCGCCGCCACAAGCTGCGCGACAAGAGCCTGGTCGCGGTGGCCTCGGGGGCGAACATGAACTTCGACCGCCTGCGCTTCATCGCCGAACGCGCCGAGCTCGGCGAACAGCGCGAGGCGGTGCTGGCGGTGACGATTCCCGAAAAACCGGGCTCGTTCCGGAAATTCATCAGCGTGATCGGCAACCGCAACATCACCGAATTCAACTATCGCTACGCCGACACCGCGCTCGCCCACATCTTCGTCGGCGTCACCGTGCACAACCGCAGTGAAATCGGCCGCCTGGTCGAGATGCTCGCGCGCCACGAACTGCCTGCGCTCGACCTCACCGACGACGAGATGGCGAAGACCCACGTGCGCTACATGGTCGGCGGACGCTCGCCGCAGGCCGACAACGAAGTCGTGTACCGCTTCACTTTCCCGGAACGCCCCGGCGCACTGATGAAGTTCCTCGCCAACCTGCGCTCGGACTGGAACATCTCGCTGTTCCACTACCGCAACCACGGCTCGGACTTCGGCCGCGTCCTCGTCGGCATGCAGGTCCCGCCCGCGGACAAGCCGGCGTTCGCCGACTTCCTCCAGCGCCTGGGCTACGAATACGTCGCCGAAAGCGACAACCCGGCCTACCGCCTGTTTCTTTCCGGGACCGGCGGCTGAGTGAGAGCGAGTGAGCAACGCAGCAATCGGCCCGCGCAGTAGATTTATTCACAGGCTCCGAGCGCGCCGGCGGCTCAGCGGGAGGGGCGGCACGACTGCGGCGTGCGCCGTGCCCTTATCACCCCGGCTTCGGTCGCGAGCCAGTCCATCGGCCGGTCGTGCGCCTGCGGCAAGGTGTCCGGAACCCGCCCGAGCTCGAAGCCGACCCCGACCGCGACGGTCGATATGACCGCCAAGGTGCGGTCGAAATAACCGCCGCCGTAACCGAGGCGGTAGCCGCGGTCGTCGAAGGCATTGAGCGGCACCAGCAGCACGTCGGGCACCAGGCTCTCGCCCGCGGCCGGATGGGGGATACCATGGCGGTCGAGCGGCATCGGCACGCCCGGCGTCCAAGCGCGGAACAGCATCGGCGCGTGGCGTTCCACCACCACCGGCAGAGCCGCCACCCGCCCCGGGGCCGCCGCCAGCCAGCACCGGACCCAGTCGCGCAGGTCGGGCTCGGCGCGGTAGGGCCAGCAAAACCCCAGCGAGGCCGGCTGCAAATCCGCCATCAGCCGGTCGAGGTGGCGACCAAGGCGCAGGGTGAGCACGGCGCGGGTCTCCGCGGGCAAGGCATGGCGCAGCTTCAGGG
The window above is part of the Thauera aromatica K172 genome. Proteins encoded here:
- the recA gene encoding recombinase RecA — translated: MDDNKAKALAAALSQIEKQFGKGSIMRMGDGNVERDIQTVSTGSLGLDIALGLGGLPRGRVVEIYGPESSGKTTLTLQVIAEMQKLGGTAAFIDAEHALDVGYAEKLGVNIEDLLISQPDTGEQALEIADMLVRSGGVDIVVIDSVAALTPKAEIEGEMGDQLPGLQARLMSQALRKLTANIKRTNTLVIFINQIRMKIGVMFGSPETTTGGNALKFYASVRMDIRRTGTIKKGDEVVGSETRVKVVKNKVAPPFKEAHFDILYGEGISREGEIIDLGVDHKIVDKSGAWYAYQGDKIGQGKDNSREFLRNNPALAREIENKVRAAVGLPELAAAGAQPAAAEA
- a CDS encoding regulatory protein RecX, with translation MAEPSLRERALRHLARRDHSRAELAQKLAAYGSDDEIEAVIARMGELGLQSDSRYAEAFVRGKASRFGNARLRQELSRRGIARELIDAALASECPAADIERARAVLHARFAAAPADPRAWARQARFLQARGFAPELIRKLLKEPHDESA
- the lptB gene encoding LPS export ABC transporter ATP-binding protein → MSLLKVTGLQKRYKARTVVHDVGFEVGAGEVVGLLGPNGAGKTTCFYMIVGLVRADGGQIELDNADLTHLPIHARARLGLSYLPQEMSVFRKLSVADNIRAVLELQGERDSRQIDARLDELLHELGISHLRNNTAISLSGGERRRCEIARALATDPRLILLDEPFAGVDPIAVIDIQKIIRFLKERGIGVLITDHNVRETLGICDHAYIISEGRVLARGRPSDIIDNERVRQVYLGEHFRL
- a CDS encoding RNA polymerase factor sigma-54; protein product: MKTSLQLKLSQHLTLTPQLQQSIKLLQLSTIELNQEIERFLLENPMLEREDDEGGDAPPPPPGAERDAPPAEGEADARTHDGAEDEGIDWSNVGQGAGSRSEDDDSDYQDLQAADISLREHLDQQIALSPLSDRDRALARLIIEALDDDGYLHPPLEELLELLAPESGVTLDDLAIALHHVQHLDPAGIAARTPQECLSLQLRALPEDGTRALALEIVDKHLALLAERNFARLKKLTGCDDDGLRAAQALICSLDPHPGTRYGLHETRYVLPDVVVRKVRGHWTVRLNQEAMPRLRINRLYASLLQQNRGQGGGLGAQLQEARWLIKNVQQRFDTILRVSQAIVDQQRQFFDHGDVAMRPLTLREIADQLELHESTVSRVTTQKFMATPRGVFELKYFFGSHVATDTGGAASSTAIRALIRQLVDAEDSKKPLSDARIAEVLGQQGIVVARRTIAKYRESLNIPPVSLRKSI
- the hpf gene encoding ribosome hibernation-promoting factor, HPF/YfiA family codes for the protein MNLNITGHHIEVTPAIRDYVSSKLDRVIRHFDNVTSVAVILSVEKLRQKAEVTLHVRGKDIFVESDDADLYAAIDAMADKLDRQVQKYKQKQAEHNHDALKHQVPEA
- the ptsN gene encoding PTS IIA-like nitrogen regulatory protein PtsN; translation: MSLIPQLLPLSNVVVDLEASSKKRVFEQAGLLFENNQGIARSTVFDSLFTRERLGSTGLGQGIAIPHGRIKGLKEAAGAFLRLATPVQFDAPDGRPVNMLFVLLVPEQANETHLQLLSELAQMFSDRDFRDTLQSAPDAATIHRMFLDWGADAADQRRAAV
- the hprK gene encoding HPr(Ser) kinase/phosphatase, translating into MRQTSVARLYEVHRHSLQLTHVSGRLDVRISVADERIWPADLVGHLNLIHPSRLQVLGAAELAWSMRQSYDKVSHHIKEILAARPPAIIVADGCEVSTVLLGACQTYDVALFTTPQPSASVIDLLRLHLSRELAEKTSLHGVFMDVLGLGVLITGDSGAGKSELALELISRGHGLVADDIVELSRIAPAVLEGRAPEMLQDFIEVRGLGILNIRTIFGETACRRKMRLRLVCHLERRQPGAGDPSRLPLQQEQQDILGVRVARVVLPVAAGRNLAVLLEAAVRSTILQLRGIDSTQEFIDRQARAMRGIPGASDP
- the ilvA gene encoding threonine ammonia-lyase, biosynthetic; the encoded protein is MPPGTGFSLHGPPQTCGEGGSTVTLERFAAEHEPAMSTPTDYLERILTAQVYDVAVETPLDLAANLSARTHNCILLKREDMQPVFSFKIRGAYNKMARLSPQALRRGVICASAGNHAQGVALSAAKLGARAVIVMPDTTPQIKIDAVKARGGEVVLAGESYSDAYAHARELEKSEKLTFVHPFDDPDVIAGQGTIGMEILRAHPKPIHAVFCAVGGGGLLAGVAAYIKRLRPETKVIGVETVDANAMTLSLAEGRPVELEQVGIFADGTAVKRVGDETFRLCQQYVDEMILVDNDAICAAIKDVFEDTRSILEPSGALAVAGAKEYARRHKLRDKSLVAVASGANMNFDRLRFIAERAELGEQREAVLAVTIPEKPGSFRKFISVIGNRNITEFNYRYADTALAHIFVGVTVHNRSEIGRLVEMLARHELPALDLTDDEMAKTHVRYMVGGRSPQADNEVVYRFTFPERPGALMKFLANLRSDWNISLFHYRNHGSDFGRVLVGMQVPPADKPAFADFLQRLGYEYVAESDNPAYRLFLSGTGG
- a CDS encoding 5-formyltetrahydrofolate cyclo-ligase, which encodes MTSALPPGIDNDARRKRMREHALKLRHALPAETRAVLTLRLGRHLDRLMADLQPASLGFCWPYRAEPDLRDWVRCWLAAAPGRVAALPVVVERHAPMLFRAWTPGVPMPLDRHGIPHPAAGESLVPDVLLVPLNAFDDRGYRLGYGGGYFDRTLAVISTVAVGVGFELGRVPDTLPQAHDRPMDWLATEAGVIRARRTPQSCRPSR